The segment ACTTTGTGTTTTGTGTCAGTCAGTGGCAGAGACAAGATGGAAAGCCAGACATGTGTGACACTAAAATCCATGTGCCTGTCAACTATACCAGCCACTCATCAGAATTCAGAACTGGAGATTCCAAGCCAGGACTCAGGCCTAGCATTCCTTTAGATTTTCCACTTGGGGGACAGCAATGACAAGAGGAAACCAGAGCCACATCACTGAATTCCTCCTTCTGGGACTGAGCAGTGACCCCAAACAGCAGGTGTGGCTCTTTGCCAGCTTTCTGGTAATGTACCTGGTCAATGTGGGAGGCAACTCAGTCATCATTGCAGCCATCCAAGGGGATGTCCActtccacacccccatgtacttcttcctctccaacctatCTTTTGTGGACATCTGCTTTACAAACGTCATTGTGCCAAGGATGCTGGCAAACATGCAGAGCAAGAGCAAGAAGGTCCCCTTCACCCAGTGCCTGACGCAGATGTATTTCTTTGTGGCCTGTGCAATCACTGACAGCTTCCTCCTGGCTGCCATGGCCTtggaccgctatgtggccatctgccacccacTACGTTACACCACCACCATGAACCCCAGATGCTGCCTCCAGCTCGTGACAGTATCCTGGCTGGTGTCCCACCTCCACTCCCTCACCCACACCATCCTTATGGCCCGCCTCTCCTTCTGTGGGCCCAACATCATCCaccacttcttctgtgatgtCCAGCCTCTGCTGATGCTCTCCTGCTCTGACACCTCTCTCAATGAGCTCTTGGCCTTCACAGAGGGCTCCTTTGTGATCATGAGTCCCTTCATCTTCATTACTGTCTCTTATGTTTATATCACCCGTGCTGTTCTGAGAGTCCCGTCTGGGAGAGGCAGGTACAAGGTCTTCTCCACCTGTGGGTCCCACCTCACAGTTGTGGCATTATACTATGGGACTGCCATCTCAGTGTACATCCGCCCCTCATCCACCTACTCAGTGACAAAGGACCGGGTGGTCACTGTCATTTACACTGTGGTaatccccatgctgaaccctttTATCTATAGCCTTAGGAACAGGGACATGAAGCAAGCCTTGAGAAAGCTGGCtaggagaaaagaacagaataagCATTGAAGACAGAATGGGAAGATAGCTGAAATTGCATAAATATCTCATCCCTCATCAAACTTCTTCCCATCTATTCATTTACTTATATTGGTATAGAGTTACGGTTTCCGGCTTTGTCCAGTGAGTTATAAGCTATTACTTCTGTGCCTGTTGATGTTTCCACCATTCTCTGAACACTTTCTTGCCTTCTATCACATCAAGATATTCCAGACTCATCTTGCACTTTCTCTGCTCCAGTCCTGAAATCATCCATTTCTCTAAAAGCCAGGTTTCCCAACATGGATGTCAGCTTCACTCTGGGAAGACTCTCATAGTGAAGCAGGGGATATATGGACCCCAGGCTGAGCCGCTGAAATCTATCCCTTGTGGACAAATACTCAAAGATAAAGATAATGGCGGGagcagttcagttccattcagttgctcagttgtgtccagctctttgtgaccccatggactgaagcacaccaggcttccttgtccatcaccaactcccagggcttactcaaactcatgtccatcaagtcagtgatgacatccatacaaccatctcatcttctgtcgtccccttctcctgccttcaatctttcccagcatcaggggcttttccaaggactcagttcctcacatcaggtggccaaagtattggagcttcagcatcagtccttccaatgaatattcaggactgatctcctttaggatcgactggttggatctccttgcagtccaagggactctcaggagtctcaaGAGGAAGGAGAAGCTGAATCCTGCTTTGATAAGAAATAAAGAGACCACACATTTCTCATTCTTGAGGTCAAGGAGACCTTCCAAAttacacatgtgcagaaaggttCCTCAGGggtcagagaagggaggggacacCAGATAATAACGTTTTGTTAATGTCCCAGAAACCCTTGTGCTGGAACCATCTTGGCTAAAAGACGCATGTGCACACAGAAGAGGGCCTTGAGTCAGACCAAATATGGACTCAGAGCCAGATAAAGTAAGATGAATGGCCAGAGGAAATGTGAAGAACTGCCCCCATGTAAGTGATTTAAACCACCCCAAAGGCACAAAACTCTCCGATCCAATCTGTGTGTCTCTCCACAGCcactttttcctcctaataaacactttacttgtttcactactttccatctcttT is part of the Bos indicus isolate NIAB-ARS_2022 breed Sahiwal x Tharparkar chromosome 11, NIAB-ARS_B.indTharparkar_mat_pri_1.0, whole genome shotgun sequence genome and harbors:
- the LOC109565483 gene encoding olfactory receptor 1L4-like, giving the protein MTRGNQSHITEFLLLGLSSDPKQQVWLFASFLVMYLVNVGGNSVIIAAIQGDVHFHTPMYFFLSNLSFVDICFTNVIVPRMLANMQSKSKKVPFTQCLTQMYFFVACAITDSFLLAAMALDRYVAICHPLRYTTTMNPRCCLQLVTVSWLVSHLHSLTHTILMARLSFCGPNIIHHFFCDVQPLLMLSCSDTSLNELLAFTEGSFVIMSPFIFITVSYVYITRAVLRVPSGRGRYKVFSTCGSHLTVVALYYGTAISVYIRPSSTYSVTKDRVVTVIYTVVIPMLNPFIYSLRNRDMKQALRKLARRKEQNKH